One window from the genome of Populus alba chromosome 15, ASM523922v2, whole genome shotgun sequence encodes:
- the LOC118056279 gene encoding short-chain dehydrogenase TIC 32, chloroplastic: MWLFNRKGSSGFSSSSTAEEVTHGVDASGLTAIVTGASSGIGIETARVLALRGVHVIMGVRNMAAGRDVKEAIVKEIPSAKVDAMELDLSSLVSVRNFASDFNSSGHPLNLLINNAGIMAPPFMLSKDNLELQFATNYLGHFLLANLLLDTMKKTARESNREGRIINVSSEFHRYPYPEGIRFDKINDQSGYKKFQAYGQSKLANVLHANELMRRFKEDGVNITANSLHPGVIATNLFRHNTSLADDNPIRVFLESAARLVLKNVQQGAATTCYVALNPQVKGVSGEYFSGCNLAKASSMAKDAELAKKLWDFSMNLVNK; the protein is encoded by the exons ATGTGGTTGTTTAACAGGAAAGGATCATCTGGGTTCTCTTCGTCTTCCACGGCTGAGGAAGTCACTCATGGGGTCGATGCCTCTGGCCTCACTGCCATTGTTACAG GAGCATCTAGTGGTATTGGCATTGAGACTGCACGAGTTCTTGCATTGCGTGGTGTCCATGTTATTATGGGTGTCAGGAATATGGCTGCTGGAAGAGATGTCAAAGAAGCAATAGTTAAGGAAATACCCTCGGCCAAAGTTGATGCCATGGAATTGGACCTAAGTTCTCTGGTATCTGTGAGGAATTTTGCATCGGATTTCAATTCCTCTGGTCATCCATTGAACCTCTTAAT TAACAATGCAGGAATCATGGCGCCACCATTCATGCTCTCCAAGGACAACTTGGAGCTACAGTTTGCAACAAATTACCTGg GACATTTTCTTTTGGCAAATCTTTTGTTGGATACCATGAAGAAAACAGCACGTGAAAGTAACAGAGAAGGAAGAATTATAAATGTTTCCTCAGAGTTTCACCGTTACCCATATCCTGAAGGGATTCgttttgataaaatcaatgaTCAGTCAGG GTATAAAAAATTCCAGGCATATGGCCAATCCAAGCTTGCTAATGTGCTGCATGCTAACGAACTCATGAGACGATTCAAG GAGGATGGAGTAAACATTACTGCAAATTCACTGCATCCTGGAGTAATCGCCACCAATCTTTTCCGTCATAATACAAGTCTTGCTGATGACAATCCCATAAGAG TCTTCCTTGAGTCGGCTGCCAGGCTTGTTCTAAAAAATGTCCAGCAG GGTGCTGCAACAACGTGCTATGTGGCATTGAATCCACAAGTAAAGGGCGTAAGTGGTGAATATTTTTCAGGT